DNA from Mesorhizobium loti R88b:
GCATTCAGCGGCCGGCGCCAGCCGGGCGCTTTCTTTTATTTTCGGCTCCAGGCCGGCTTCAGTCAAAGGCATTTCGCTTCCATGGCGCGCATCGTGATGAAATTCGGCGGAACCTCCGTCGCCGACATCGCCCGCATCCGCAATGTGGCGCGCCACGTCAAACGCGAGGTCGACGCTGGCCACGAGGTGGCCGTGGTTGTCTCGGCGATGTCGGGCAAGACCAATGAGCTGGTTGCCTGGACACGCGAAGCCTCGCCGATGCACGATGCACGCGAATATGACGCGGTCGTCGCTTCCGGCGAACAGGTCACGGCCGGCCTGCTGGCCATCACCTTGCAGAACATGGGTGTGCATGCGCGCTCCTGGCAGGGCTGGCAGATCCCGATCAAGACCGACAATGCGCATGGCGCGGCGCGTATTCTCGATATCGATGGTGCCTTCCTGATCAAGCGCTTCGGCGAAGGCCAGGTGGCCGTCATCGCCGGCTTCCAGGGCATCGGGCCGGATAATCGCATCGCTACGCTTGGACGTGGTGGTTCCGACACCAGCGCGGTGGCTATAGCGGCCGCGGTCAAGGCCGACCGCTGCGACATCTACACCGATGTCGACGGGGTCTACACCACCGATCCGCGCATGGAGCCCAAGGCGCGCCGGCTGGCCAAGATCTCGTTCGAGGAAATGCTTGAAATGGCCTCGCTCGGCGCCAAGGTTCTGCAGGTGCGTTCGGTCGAGCTTGCCATGGTGCACAGGGTGCGTACCTTCGTGCGGTCGTCCTTCGACGATCCCGATGCGCCCGGAATGGGGGATTTGCTCAATCCTCCGGGAACGCTCATTTGCGACGAGGAAGAGATCGTGGAACAGCAGGTCGTCACCGGAATTGCCTATGCCAAGGACGAAGCGCAGATTTCGCTGCGCCGCGTCGGCGACCGGCCGGGCGTCGCCGCCGGCATCTTCGGCCCGCTGGCCGAGGCTAACATCAATGTCGACATGATCGTCCAGAACATTTCCGAGGACGGCAAGTTCACCGACATGACCTTCACGGTGCCGTCAGGCGACGTCGACAAGGCGCTTGTCGTGCTGGAGCGCCTGAAAACCGAGATCGGCTACGATGTCGTGCAGTCGGAAGCCGGCATGTCGAAGGTTTCGGTCATCGGCATTGGCATGAGGAGCCATGCCGGCGTTGCCGCCACCGCC
Protein-coding regions in this window:
- a CDS encoding aspartate kinase — its product is MARIVMKFGGTSVADIARIRNVARHVKREVDAGHEVAVVVSAMSGKTNELVAWTREASPMHDAREYDAVVASGEQVTAGLLAITLQNMGVHARSWQGWQIPIKTDNAHGAARILDIDGAFLIKRFGEGQVAVIAGFQGIGPDNRIATLGRGGSDTSAVAIAAAVKADRCDIYTDVDGVYTTDPRMEPKARRLAKISFEEMLEMASLGAKVLQVRSVELAMVHRVRTFVRSSFDDPDAPGMGDLLNPPGTLICDEEEIVEQQVVTGIAYAKDEAQISLRRVGDRPGVAAGIFGPLAEANINVDMIVQNISEDGKFTDMTFTVPSGDVDKALVVLERLKTEIGYDVVQSEAGMSKVSVIGIGMRSHAGVAATAFKALADKAINIRAITTSEIKISILIDGPYTELAVRTLHSVYGLDKQ